The nucleotide sequence CTGGAGGCAAAGGAAACCTCTCGAGGTATCGAGGGTGCTGCGTGAGAGGGCGGGGAGGTTTTCAGGCATTCCCCCTCCATCTGCCAGGATATCGGCCGATACATCCAAAGTCGCTCTGCGAGCGTAAGGGAGGAAGCCCCGAGTCCGATGATCGGGCCATCACGCTGTCGTCTCGCTTGAGGACACTGAGCGTGGAGGAAAAAATCAGGCAGTTCCGTACCTTGCAGGTAAACTATCGTTTCAAGTGTATGTCCACTTTCAGCTCGTTCCCCTTGGCAGGCCCCCGATGATTGAGGTCATTCATGCATGGTAGCTATTCCCCCTCACTGGTATTGCTTTCCATTCTGGTCGCGGTACTGGCATCTCATGCTGCCTTGCAGCTGATTCGGCAGGTCGCGCTGTCGGTGTCGCGTGCCAGTCGCCTGGGGTGGCTGCTGGGTGGGGCTCTGGCGATGGGCCTGGGCATCTGGTCAATGCATTTCATCGGCATGCTGGCCTATGACATCGGTACGTCGGTCACCTATGAGTGGGGCTTGACGCTACTCTCGATGATGGTGGCCGTGCTCTCTTCCGGACTGGCGCTGTGGGCCAACACGCTGTCGCGCTTGACGCTGCCATGGCTGTTTGGCAGCGGAGCGGTGATGGGGGGCGGGATCGCTTCGATGCACTATCTCGGCATGGCGGCGATGCAGATGCCGATGGCGTATCGCTACGATGCCCCGTTGTTGGGACTGTCGATTCTGGTGGCCGTCATCGCCTCGACGGCTGCGCTTTGGCTTGGAGGGCTCTTTCTGCATCAACGCCGCCCGCGTCGCAGTTATCAGGCCCTTGCTGCGTTGCTGATGGGGGGAGCGATCGCAGGGATGCACTATCTGGGCATGGCGGCGATGGAAGTGGTGCCTGACTCGGTGATGCCGGCTCCCCCGCTTCGTTCGGGGGGAGGGCAGCATGTCTGGCTGGCAGTGATACTCGGGGTTGCCTCACTGGCCGTGCTGGGACTGACGTTGCTGGCGCTGAAGGCAGAAAGTCGTGTGCGGCGCAGTCGACACTATCGGGCGCGGTTGAGCGGTCTGCTGGAGTACCGCACCCGGGAATTGCGTCACGAACGGGATCAGGTGACCGTGATGCTGGATTCCATCGATGAAGGGGTGATCAGCCTTGATCGGGAGGGAATGATCCGCCACATCAATCCCATCGCGGCAGAATTGTGTGGCTGGGATCCCGCGCTGGCCCGGGGCCGCCCCTGGGCGCGCATTCTGCAATTGCGCCATGAGGGCTCCCTCCACATGATGGATACCCACCTGGATGTCGTGCTCAGCCGCGGGGAGGTCGTGCACATGGCGAACCAGACCCTGCTGGTCGCCAGGGATGGCAGTGAGTGTGCGATAGAGCTCAAGGCGTCTCCGGTACGCGCTCGCAATGATGAGGTGGAAGGTGCCGTGCTGGTCTTCCGTGACATCAGTTATCGCCAGGCGATGATTCGTCGGCTCGATTTCCAGGCCCATCATGACAGTCTGACGGGGCTGCAGAACCGCAGTGCCTTCGATGATGCTCTGGGGGCCTCGCTGGAAGACGGCGATCTGCATCAATTGCTGTATCTGGATCTCGACTTCTTCAAGGTCATCAACGACACCTGCGGTCATGCAGCGGGGGATACCGTGCTGCGCGAGATTGCGCATCTGATGCGCGAGCAGATCCGGGATTCTGATGTGCTCGCCCGTCTGGGAGGCGATGAATTCGCGGTCATCCTCTACCGATGCAATCGTGAACAGGCACTGGAGCGCGCCTCGAGACTCTGCTCGACCATCGCGGATTATCGTTATCTCGAGGATGGGCGTCAGTTCCAGCTGGGTGTCAGCATCGGCCTGGCGTCCATCACGGGGAGTGCACCGGCCACGGAAGTGCTGCGTCAGGCCGACGCGGCCTGTTACATGGCCAAGCAGAATGGTCGCAACCAGGTGCATGCCTATCACGAGGAAGATGCCGGGCTCGAGCGTGCCCAGCGCGAGCTCCAATGGTTGCCTCTGTTGCAGGAAGCGCTGGAGAAACGCTTCTTCACGCTCTATATCCAGCCGATTGAATCGTTGTGCCGCCCTTCCAGTGGGCCTTACTACGAAGTATTGCTGCGCTACGTCAATGCCGAGGGCGAGCATATGACCCCGGCCCACTTCATGGGCACTGCCGAGCGCTTCGGGCTGATGCCTGCCATTGATGTCTGGGTCGTCACTGAAGCGCTGCAGGTACTGAAATCCAATGACGGGCGCATTGAAGAAGACGCCATCCTGGCCATCAATCTCTCGGGGCAAAGCCTGAGTGACATGCCATTGCGCGATCAGCTGATCACCATGATCGAGGAGAGTGGCGTGGCGCCTGAGCGATTGTGCTTCGAGATCACCGAGACGGCCGCCATCAGCAATCTGGCGCAAGCACGCGAATTCATTCGTGGCATTCGTCGCCTTGGCTGCAGCTTCTCGCTGGACGATTTCGGCAGCGGAATGTCCTCTTTCGCCTATCTCAAGGAGTTGCCCGTCAATCAGCTCAAGATCGATGGCGCCTTCGTGCGCAATCTGACCCGTGACAGCCTGGACGCTGCCATCGTCTCGGCCATCTGCCGCATCTGTGCCCAGATGGGCATCGTCACCATCGCCGAATACGTGGAGCGACGTGAGTTGCTGCCGGCACTTGAGCAGATCGGTGTCGATCTCGTTCAGGGCTATGGTATCGGTCGCCCCCAGCCGCTGGGAGGGGTGCTGCTCACCTCTGGTCCCCGGCGCGACAACGGGCCTGCAGCCAGCCTGCAAGGTTGATAGAATGTCGCCTTTGCATCGGCACGCTTCGTGCCGATGCGTCTGTTTGCCGGAGTGTGCCTGTGAAACTCTTGCTGCTGGATGCCGGGCATTGCCTGAGCCTCGGCCTGGCCCGAGTGGCCAACACCCGTACGGATCTCGAGCTTCAAGTGCTCGATGCCGTGCGTATCGACGCCAGTGATATTCGCTCGCATCGCGCGGATGTGGTGATCGTGCCTCCCTTCGTCAGTCCTGCGGACTCGGCACCGGCAGACGTCACGGCGCATGCCGAGCACGTGGAAGCCGTGCTGGCGGCCTGTGTCGAGACAGACACGCCGCTGGTGTGGTGCGTGGCGGACCAGATGTTCGAGCAGGGCGGGGAAGGCTTGCTCGATGAGGAAGAGGTGCCGTCCCCCATCGATACGGCATTGCGTCGGGTCATCGCCACGGGCGACCGTATCCGCGCCGAATTGCCGAGCCATCTGATCGTGCGTCTCGGGCCGTTGTTCGGCCCCGATGGCCGTGATGCCTGGCTGCCGACGCTGATCGAGTCGTTGCTCGCGGGTCAGGAAG is from Cobetia marina and encodes:
- a CDS encoding bifunctional diguanylate cyclase/phosphodiesterase, which translates into the protein MHGSYSPSLVLLSILVAVLASHAALQLIRQVALSVSRASRLGWLLGGALAMGLGIWSMHFIGMLAYDIGTSVTYEWGLTLLSMMVAVLSSGLALWANTLSRLTLPWLFGSGAVMGGGIASMHYLGMAAMQMPMAYRYDAPLLGLSILVAVIASTAALWLGGLFLHQRRPRRSYQALAALLMGGAIAGMHYLGMAAMEVVPDSVMPAPPLRSGGGQHVWLAVILGVASLAVLGLTLLALKAESRVRRSRHYRARLSGLLEYRTRELRHERDQVTVMLDSIDEGVISLDREGMIRHINPIAAELCGWDPALARGRPWARILQLRHEGSLHMMDTHLDVVLSRGEVVHMANQTLLVARDGSECAIELKASPVRARNDEVEGAVLVFRDISYRQAMIRRLDFQAHHDSLTGLQNRSAFDDALGASLEDGDLHQLLYLDLDFFKVINDTCGHAAGDTVLREIAHLMREQIRDSDVLARLGGDEFAVILYRCNREQALERASRLCSTIADYRYLEDGRQFQLGVSIGLASITGSAPATEVLRQADAACYMAKQNGRNQVHAYHEEDAGLERAQRELQWLPLLQEALEKRFFTLYIQPIESLCRPSSGPYYEVLLRYVNAEGEHMTPAHFMGTAERFGLMPAIDVWVVTEALQVLKSNDGRIEEDAILAINLSGQSLSDMPLRDQLITMIEESGVAPERLCFEITETAAISNLAQAREFIRGIRRLGCSFSLDDFGSGMSSFAYLKELPVNQLKIDGAFVRNLTRDSLDAAIVSAICRICAQMGIVTIAEYVERRELLPALEQIGVDLVQGYGIGRPQPLGGVLLTSGPRRDNGPAASLQG
- a CDS encoding sugar nucleotide-binding protein, producing the protein MKLLLLDAGHCLSLGLARVANTRTDLELQVLDAVRIDASDIRSHRADVVIVPPFVSPADSAPADVTAHAEHVEAVLAACVETDTPLVWCVADQMFEQGGEGLLDEEEVPSPIDTALRRVIATGDRIRAELPSHLIVRLGPLFGPDGRDAWLPTLIESLLAGQEVRAAEDVILCPTSVDAVAMALVGMLQQQRCGAGSWGAYHLAGTEPVSSYAFISVVRTQLITRLEGIGEEVSPGPIKALTLNSGTPLRRVLNCRRVLETFGVHQKPWRLELSRLLDDWVAQRTPVTSPQEDV